The Leadbettera azotonutricia ZAS-9 genome has a window encoding:
- the miaA gene encoding tRNA (adenosine(37)-N6)-dimethylallyltransferase MiaA produces MPAFPVPPKKALILFGPTASGKTSIIGELFIKDRICPAEIISADSMQVYRGMDIGTAKPSPEEQSRLPHHLIDIRDPKEQFNAGEFVRLASEAIQGAANRGALPVVSGGAGFYLKNLIMGLPESPPSDAAIRLALRGELKEKGARALMDELAASDPISAARIHINDEYRLLRALEVFRLTGKPLSSYSPGSRPEGGEKQPPSQFLILGLKREREDLYRRINARCSAMFKAGLPTEAQRLFDAGYTPADPGLKAIGYKEFFIDEPDGAYRISRDIPGVEAFVAQNSRHYAKRQITFFASIPGVRWIDIGVGENQAADAIKRELEGFFNQ; encoded by the coding sequence ATGCCGGCGTTCCCGGTTCCCCCCAAAAAAGCCCTCATCCTCTTTGGCCCCACAGCCTCAGGCAAAACTTCTATTATAGGAGAACTTTTTATCAAGGACAGGATCTGCCCTGCCGAGATAATCTCCGCCGATTCCATGCAGGTTTACCGAGGCATGGATATAGGCACCGCCAAGCCTTCCCCTGAAGAGCAGTCCAGGCTCCCCCATCACCTCATAGACATCCGCGACCCCAAAGAGCAGTTCAACGCAGGCGAATTTGTCCGCCTGGCTTCCGAAGCCATCCAGGGAGCCGCAAACAGAGGGGCCTTGCCGGTGGTTTCGGGGGGCGCCGGCTTCTACCTCAAAAACCTCATCATGGGCCTCCCCGAATCGCCTCCCTCGGACGCAGCCATACGCCTCGCGTTAAGAGGGGAATTGAAAGAAAAAGGCGCCCGTGCGTTGATGGACGAGCTGGCTGCCTCCGACCCCATAAGCGCCGCCCGCATCCACATCAACGACGAATATCGCCTTCTGCGGGCCTTGGAAGTCTTCCGTCTTACCGGGAAGCCCCTAAGCTCCTACAGCCCCGGTTCCCGCCCAGAGGGGGGTGAAAAACAACCGCCCAGCCAATTCCTCATCCTTGGCCTGAAACGCGAACGCGAGGATCTCTACCGCCGCATAAACGCCCGCTGCTCCGCCATGTTCAAAGCCGGCCTCCCCACGGAAGCGCAGCGGCTCTTTGACGCCGGTTATACCCCGGCAGACCCGGGGTTGAAGGCCATAGGGTATAAAGAGTTTTTTATAGATGAACCGGACGGGGCATACAGGATTTCCCGGGATATTCCCGGAGTGGAAGCCTTTGTTGCCCAAAACAGCCGCCATTACGCCAAACGGCAGATCACCTTCTTCGCATCAATTCCGGGGGTCAGGTGGATAGACATTGGGGTTGGGGAAAACCAGGCGGCGGACGCGATAAAACGGGAACTGGAAGGGTTTTTTAATCAATAA
- a CDS encoding DNA-directed RNA polymerase subunit omega, giving the protein MIFPLEELIEYDKNMYEITSAASRRSYQLSMLKDPEIGENDGKVVSLAARQVFTDEIQFRLSDE; this is encoded by the coding sequence ATGATATTCCCCCTTGAAGAACTTATCGAATACGACAAGAACATGTACGAGATTACCTCAGCCGCTTCACGCCGTTCCTATCAGCTTTCCATGCTGAAGGACCCCGAAATCGGAGAAAACGACGGTAAAGTAGTCTCCCTGGCCGCCCGCCAGGTCTTTACCGACGAGATACAATTCCGCCTAAGCGACGAATAG
- the hflK gene encoding FtsH protease activity modulator HflK, whose translation MAIFTPPKAAKFLNPGTIALTIIVIAVLIFLFTSFYIVDQTEEAIVTRFGRYSTTTGPGLHYKLPFGIDKQYIVNVKSVQTEQFGFRTLTSGISATYSGNAIESTMLTGDLNIVTVEWIIQYRIVDPMAWTFNVNERSRTIRDVSRSAINMLVGDRAIMDIMGPERSAIEAAGAEFMNETFRGYGLGIDVIAVKLQNIDPPQGVQEAFDDVNKAEQDMNRLINEGQQVYNEEIPRARGERERLIQEAQGYAAERVNKAIGDVARFNAVFEEYRRAPEVTRQRLYYEMIEEVFKDDKDTVIIDRQFNNFLPLRNLGGSASEGGR comes from the coding sequence ATGGCCATTTTCACGCCGCCCAAAGCGGCGAAATTCCTCAATCCCGGGACAATAGCTTTGACTATCATAGTCATTGCTGTTCTCATCTTCTTGTTTACCAGTTTCTACATCGTGGATCAAACCGAGGAAGCGATAGTTACCCGTTTCGGGCGTTACTCAACCACCACAGGACCGGGGCTGCATTACAAGCTTCCCTTCGGCATTGACAAGCAGTACATCGTAAATGTCAAAAGCGTCCAGACCGAACAGTTCGGTTTCAGAACCCTTACCTCCGGAATATCCGCAACTTATTCCGGCAATGCGATTGAATCCACCATGCTCACCGGGGATCTCAACATTGTTACTGTGGAGTGGATCATCCAGTACAGGATAGTTGATCCCATGGCATGGACTTTCAATGTGAACGAGCGTTCCCGGACTATAAGGGACGTATCCAGATCGGCCATCAACATGCTGGTGGGCGACAGGGCCATCATGGACATCATGGGGCCTGAGCGGAGCGCCATCGAAGCGGCAGGCGCCGAATTCATGAACGAAACCTTCCGGGGGTACGGCCTGGGAATCGACGTCATCGCCGTAAAGCTCCAGAACATCGATCCACCCCAGGGAGTGCAGGAAGCCTTTGACGATGTGAACAAGGCGGAGCAGGACATGAACCGCCTCATCAACGAAGGCCAGCAGGTTTACAACGAAGAGATCCCGAGGGCCAGGGGCGAACGCGAACGGCTCATTCAGGAGGCTCAGGGCTATGCCGCAGAAAGGGTCAACAAGGCGATAGGGGACGTGGCCCGCTTCAACGCGGTTTTCGAAGAATACCGCCGGGCTCCCGAAGTTACCCGCCAGAGGCTCTACTACGAAATGATAGAAGAAGTGTTCAAGGATGATAAAGACACGGTCATCATAGACAGGCAGTTCAACAACTTCCTTCCCTTACGGAATTTGGGCGGTTCGGCTTCGGAAGGGGGAAGATAA
- the hflC gene encoding protease modulator HflC: MKKFFTFIIVLAIIVIAVLIMGPFYVVDEGELAVIVQMGRLTDVITEAGLHIKVPFIDDVVRYPKRIMAWDGEQKSMPTREKQYIWVDVTARWRISDPKKFYESIKTIDAAYQKLAEVIDSEVRTVTAENYLRESVRNSNMILEQLQNSEAAASEGENILTPQVIESEGTREPILRGRRQLAEEILARSRRMVPEYGIELIDVVTRQIRYNDELTQSVYARMIKERNQIAQYRRSEGEGKKAEWMGRMSNERMSILSDAYAKAEAIRGAADADASRTYAEAYNRDRDFFDFWRAVESYRTTLPNFDKTLSTNMDYFRYLYSPRGR, translated from the coding sequence ATGAAAAAGTTTTTTACCTTTATAATTGTACTTGCGATTATTGTGATTGCGGTCCTTATCATGGGGCCCTTCTATGTTGTTGATGAAGGGGAGCTCGCAGTAATAGTGCAAATGGGCCGCCTCACGGATGTAATAACCGAAGCAGGGCTTCATATCAAAGTGCCCTTTATCGATGATGTAGTGCGCTACCCGAAGCGCATCATGGCCTGGGACGGGGAGCAGAAAAGCATGCCCACCAGGGAAAAGCAGTACATCTGGGTGGATGTTACCGCCAGGTGGCGGATCTCGGACCCCAAAAAGTTTTATGAATCCATCAAAACCATAGACGCGGCCTACCAGAAGCTGGCTGAGGTTATAGATTCCGAAGTGCGTACTGTCACAGCCGAAAATTATCTCCGCGAATCAGTGCGTAATTCCAACATGATACTTGAACAGCTTCAAAACAGCGAAGCCGCCGCTTCCGAAGGCGAGAACATCCTTACACCGCAGGTAATCGAAAGCGAAGGCACCAGGGAGCCCATTTTAAGGGGCCGCCGCCAATTGGCGGAGGAAATTCTTGCCCGCTCGCGGCGCATGGTCCCCGAATACGGCATTGAGCTTATCGATGTGGTAACCCGGCAGATACGCTACAACGACGAACTTACCCAAAGCGTGTACGCCAGGATGATCAAGGAACGGAACCAGATTGCCCAATACCGCCGTTCGGAAGGAGAAGGCAAAAAAGCCGAGTGGATGGGCCGCATGAGCAACGAGAGGATGTCCATACTTTCGGATGCCTATGCCAAGGCCGAGGCCATAAGGGGCGCCGCGGATGCCGATGCTTCGCGCACCTATGCCGAAGCCTACAACAGAGACAGGGACTTCTTTGATTTCTGGAGGGCTGTCGAATCCTACAGGACTACGCTTCCCAATTTCGACAAGACCCTTTCGACAAACATGGATTATTTCAGGTATCTCTATTCGCCCAGAGGTAGATGA